ATAGTCTCAAATTGTTTTTTTCTAGACTGCGAATCATATGAGTTCATGTCGTTAAGATGATCGTGAAGAATCATAAGCTGCCTGTCTATCATAGTAATATTGCCTTTGATAGATGACATTATATCTCTATAAAAATCTTCAATTGGCATATAATTGTAATTTTTATATAAAATCTTATGCTCTATTTCTCCCCAAAACATATTTACTAGAGATTTTAGCTGAAGCTCATAATGAAAAGTCGCTGATTCTCCAATTATAATTCCATCTAGTCTATATATTTCAAATCCATTTTTTTGAATTTGAGGCTGTTTATCTGTCAAATTAAGTAATATATTTGGAAATTCTTCATTGTAATAATATCCATCAGGTCTTTGCAAGCAAAATATACGCTTTATAGCTTGATATAATTTTTCTTCATCCTCGATAAATCTGCACTCTAATCTGATTCCTATTAAATCTGATAATTCAAAGAAAAATGCCTCAGCATCTGAAAACATGAGATAATAATTATTTCTTAGTATTTTTTCTTTCAAACTCATTGGAGATTTTATCCTAGATGAGACATTTAAAAAATAATCGCTTTCAGATAAATATTTTTTATAAAAATTCTCTAGATCACTAGAAAGAGTTACAAGCTCTGGAGAAAATTTATCTAGTATTTTCAATGAATCATCCACAAAATCAAAAATTTCTAGTTTCAATATTTTCCTCCTAACTAGCTTAATAGAGTTTAATCAATGGTATGCTCTATTAACAGATTAAGCACCTGCATCAAATCAATTTCCTCTTGATAGCTGTAATTTTTTGAGTCTACTATTCTTAGCTTAGGTCTTGTTGGGTTTAGCTTGTTATATTCACTAACTATTGCAGTTGTTCCTTCATTTAGCATCACCATGCTGCCTGGTGGATATAAAATTACATTTCTTACAAATCTATTATAGATTTTGGCATCCAATTTACTGATGCAATCTGCCATAAGATTTTCAAGTGCAACATGTACAGGGATTCTTCTTCTATATACTCTATCCGTTGTCATAGCGTCAAACATGTCAGAAAGAGTAACTATTCTCAAAAAATCTGGCATCTGTGAAGCAGTAAGTCCACTTGGATATCCTGTTCCATCTAGCTTTTCATGGTGGTTTAAAATTATAGATTTTGATATGGAGCTTATAGATGGGTCCGATTTTAGCATCTTATACCCTAGAGTTGGGTGCATTTTCATAAGATTAAATTCTTCGTGAGATAAAATTCCGTGTTTTTGCAGTACGTGGTTATCTATCCTAGTTTTTCCAATATCGTGCATCAAAGCTCCAAATCCTATCTTTTCGCACATGGAATCTGCGTAGCCATAGTCTATTGAATTAATAATAGATAATATAGCTACATTTACACTGTGAGTATAGGTATTCATATCTGTTCCCATAAGCTCTACAGCCATATAGGATAACTCATTCTTTTCTTTTATGTTTTTTAATAGAGTGTCAACAATATTTTCTACTTTTTTTATTTCTTGAATAGGTAGCATGGCATTAGTTTTTTTCCCACAGCTTACGTTATCAATTATATTTTTTATGCTAAAGGTTATCATTGCTTTAGTTTCGTCGTCAATTATAGACTCTATCTCTATCCCCTCAGAAATATCGTCTTCTATATAAATAAAATAAATGTTATTGGCTTTAAATTTATTTGTTATGCTCTCTGTGATATCTATTCCCTTGTTTAATAATAAAATACCTTTATGATCATATACCGGTTTTGCCAGTTTAGCTTTTTGAGGGATTTTTTGTATACTACATATTCTCATAATAACCTCTTCAATTTAAATTTTACGCCATTTCTAAAATACTATATCTCTTGTCTAAAGATAAATCTATTACTTTACCCTCTACTTTAATAAGAGGCTGATAATTATTAAGTGGTGATACATAAAGAATTTCTCCTATTTCACCTGTATTTAATTTGAGTTTAAAGCCTACATAATAATAAACTATGTTTTTTAAAAAAGTCATCAGAACATCGGGAGCGAAATGAGAGTATCCCATCTTGCTCATCTCTTTAAAGGTTTCAAAAGGAGTGATTTTATCTTTATAAACTCTTTTTGAAGTCAGTGCATCATATACATCAGCAACTGCTAATATTTGAGCGAATTTTGGAATTTGTTTGCTTTTGCATCTTAATGGGTATCCGCTTCCATCTAATTTCTCATGATGCATTAAAACAGCTTTTTTTACGTCCTCTGGAATATTCTCCATATCTTTAACAATGCAGTAGCCTAAATGAGAATGCTTTTTCATTATAGCAAATTCTTCATCAGTTAGTCTTGTATTTTTGTTTAGAATTTCATTTGGAATTTTTGACTTGCCCACATCGTGAAGTATTCCAGCCAGTACGAGGTACTGAATATCTATTTCTGGGAGCTTCATCCAGCTTCCAATGAGCATTGCATATATTGCAACATTAATACTATGATTATATGTATATTCATCTGCAGATTTTAAATCATGAATACAATCGATAAAATACCCCATCTTTTGTGAATGAAGTGTTATAGAATTAGTCATGTCCATTATCATTTCATCATCAACTGTACCATTTAATGATATTTCTTTAAGCACAGTTTTCATTACATCCACATTTTTAAGATATGTTGATTTTATAACTGCATAATCTTGATATTTTTTATCTTTCGTTTCCTTTTTCTTAATATGAACATTATTTATAAAATAAGATTCCATTTTTTGATATACTTTTTCAGAAATATAGGTTCCGGCAGCTACGACTAAAATACCTGTTTCGCTGTAGACATCTTTTTCTAGCTTCTGTCCTATCAAATTTTTATCTAGTCCCATCATTACAGTATCCATTATCATTCACCACCCAAAACTTATTTTAACTATTTCATTATATCAAATTTTTTATTAATATCATCTAGTAAGAAAGCTTCAAAAAAATATTGCATTTTTTTTAAATTAGCATATACTAATTCTATATGCTTAAGATATCTATTATAAGCATTTTTACCTAAGGAGTCTATAGTATGAAACAACAATATATATATTTAGTATTTACAAAAACTGGAACTTGGCTATCGAGGACTCTGAATTTTTTTGAAAATTCAGATTACATTCACGTGTCGCTCGGTCTAGACAATCCTCTAAACAATTTATATTCTTTTGGAAGAACAAACCCAAGCAATCCTTTTTCCGGTGGCTTTGTTGTCGAAGACCTTTCTGAGGGTATCTATAAAAGATTTGAAGATACTTCACTTTGTATTTATAGACTTAAAGTCACAGAAAAACAATATTACATATTAAGAAAAAAAATCTCACCTTTTATAATATCCAAGCACAGCTACAGATATAATTTTATCGGTCTTTTCGGCTTATGGTTTAACCTTCCGGTAAATAGATCTTTTCATTTCTTTTGCTCTCAATTCGTTTCTCTTGCACTAACTCAAGCTGGAATATACCGTCCACAAAAAGCTTTTGGACTAATAAAACCATGTGACTTGCTTCAAATCAAAGCTCTTGAGCTGGTATATAAAGGAACAATCAAATCATACATAAACGAGAAAAGCTATGCCATTGAGGCATAGCTTTTTATAATGTCTCTCCTACTTATAATTCCAACTAATTTTCCTTCTTCTATAACAGGGAGCCTATTCACCTTATGCTTTGTCATAAGGTTGGCTGCATCTGGTACGCTTTGCTCTGCTTCAATTACTATCACTGGGGTAGTCATTACATCCTCAACAAACATCCCTGTCATTTTCTTTAATTGCTTCTCAAATTTACTAGGATTGTCAATAAAAATATAGCTGTCAAAAATAGCCAAATATCTAGGAGGCTTTATTTCTCCTCCCCTATACATTAAATCGCCTTCAGTTATTATGCCTATAACGTGGCCAGCTTCATCCACAACTGGAAGTCCTGTTATATTATGCTCTAACAACAGCTTAATGGCTTTTTCAACTGAATCCGACTTTGAAACAGTAATAACATTTGGAGTCATTATATCTTTTGCTTTCATAGACACTCCCCCTTTAACCATTTTTTACCCTAAATTTTTAGCTTAAAGCTTTTTTAAAGATATTCCATCTTCCTTTAACTCGACCTTTTCTTCTCTAAGAAGTCTACCAAGACCTTTTTTGAAGGATTTTTTGCTCATGCTGAGCTGCTTTCTGATTTCATCAGGCTCTGAGCTGTCATTAAGTGCTAAA
The sequence above is a segment of the Acetoanaerobium noterae genome. Coding sequences within it:
- a CDS encoding GTP pyrophosphokinase gives rise to the protein MKLEIFDFVDDSLKILDKFSPELVTLSSDLENFYKKYLSESDYFLNVSSRIKSPMSLKEKILRNNYYLMFSDAEAFFFELSDLIGIRLECRFIEDEEKLYQAIKRIFCLQRPDGYYYNEEFPNILLNLTDKQPQIQKNGFEIYRLDGIIIGESATFHYELQLKSLVNMFWGEIEHKILYKNYNYMPIEDFYRDIMSSIKGNITMIDRQLMILHDHLNDMNSYDSQSRKKQFETMISKAIYELYSIKIKKKLGFVVDFRNTCDLITDYLLKKDRQYQNIEYPQMITKIMTRFNEIISNQLDFDEYLYFEREVTFEREFESKIGKAVYKAINKDFRWNMLFRIIFDIEVGNNAEDFEGFIKYIKNRFYNPLMEDLNFLEALSKDDKKYIIDEILLMISGCFLSSLSIDFIDNENILNINSWIINNMNVPDKKIWEASKSDYLSQLKNEFK
- a CDS encoding HD-GYP domain-containing protein, whose product is MRICSIQKIPQKAKLAKPVYDHKGILLLNKGIDITESITNKFKANNIYFIYIEDDISEGIEIESIIDDETKAMITFSIKNIIDNVSCGKKTNAMLPIQEIKKVENIVDTLLKNIKEKNELSYMAVELMGTDMNTYTHSVNVAILSIINSIDYGYADSMCEKIGFGALMHDIGKTRIDNHVLQKHGILSHEEFNLMKMHPTLGYKMLKSDPSISSISKSIILNHHEKLDGTGYPSGLTASQMPDFLRIVTLSDMFDAMTTDRVYRRRIPVHVALENLMADCISKLDAKIYNRFVRNVILYPPGSMVMLNEGTTAIVSEYNKLNPTRPKLRIVDSKNYSYQEEIDLMQVLNLLIEHTID
- a CDS encoding HD-GYP domain-containing protein, producing MDTVMMGLDKNLIGQKLEKDVYSETGILVVAAGTYISEKVYQKMESYFINNVHIKKKETKDKKYQDYAVIKSTYLKNVDVMKTVLKEISLNGTVDDEMIMDMTNSITLHSQKMGYFIDCIHDLKSADEYTYNHSINVAIYAMLIGSWMKLPEIDIQYLVLAGILHDVGKSKIPNEILNKNTRLTDEEFAIMKKHSHLGYCIVKDMENIPEDVKKAVLMHHEKLDGSGYPLRCKSKQIPKFAQILAVADVYDALTSKRVYKDKITPFETFKEMSKMGYSHFAPDVLMTFLKNIVYYYVGFKLKLNTGEIGEILYVSPLNNYQPLIKVEGKVIDLSLDKRYSILEMA
- a CDS encoding CBS domain-containing protein gives rise to the protein MKAKDIMTPNVITVSKSDSVEKAIKLLLEHNITGLPVVDEAGHVIGIITEGDLMYRGGEIKPPRYLAIFDSYIFIDNPSKFEKQLKKMTGMFVEDVMTTPVIVIEAEQSVPDAANLMTKHKVNRLPVIEEGKLVGIISRRDIIKSYASMA